The genomic DNA ATTGGATATCAATGCCGCCAGGGGCGCAAGCAATGACTGGAAATTATGCCCCAGGTCCAGCAGTTGCTTCAGGCAAAACAATTCCAGTTACCTTGAATTTTGTAGAATCGTCTGACTTTAGGCAATTGGCATTTAATGCACTACCTGGTGAGGAAGGCCACAATCCAACAATTGAGGCAAGTGTTGGGGACAAGATTGAATTTACTGTTAAAAATATGGGAATGTCATACCACGCGTTTGGCGTCACTCCTGCAACAGAAGGATATAGCGAGATAATTGGAGGAACAGAGATAGCAAACATGAACAGCCCACAAAAGCCAGGTGAAAGCGGTTCTTCCACATTCATACCTACAAGCGAAGGTACATTCTATTACATTTGTACAATTCCAGGACACAGGGAATTGGGAATGGTTGGTGAAATCATAGTAGGACCTAAAGGCGAGGCGCCAAAGGCAGCTGCCCCAACAGGCATTAGCCACACATTTGACCTCAATTTTGTAGAGTCTGCTGATTTTAAGACACTAGCCTTTAATGCATTACCTGGTGAGGAAGGCCACAACCCAGAGATCAAGGTAAAATCTGGCGATACTGTAACCATAAAGGTAGCAAACAACGGAATGTCATTCCACGCCTTTGGCGTTGTTTCAAACCCAGATGATTTTAACAGTGTTTTGTTTAATTCTGCAATCGGTTCTATGAACAATCCACTCAAGCCAAAAGAGGCAAAAGAAGTAACATTTACCGCAGGAGCCCCAGGATCATACCACTACATTTGCACAATCCCGGGACACCCAGCACTTGGAATGCAAGGCAATTTCATAGTTGAATAATTTTGCGTCTCCAGTACCTAGCCTTAGCATCCCTGATGATCTTGTATTCGCTAATGTTCATTGGCGGATATATCTCGGCGTCTGGCCTAGGACTGTCTTGTCCTGACTGGCCGCTATGCCCTAATGGAATATTGCCTGACGATGAGTTTTTCATAGAATGGGTACACCGATTCATCGCTGCAACCACTGGTAGCCTGATAATTGCAACAACTGTTGGGGTCTGGCTAAACAAAAGTTCAGACAGAAAAATCAAAGTTACCTCCACACTGGGATCAATACTGGTAGTAACTCAAATAACCCTTGGCGCTTTGGTGATTGAGGCAAAACTACACGCAGTACTGGTTGCAATACATCTTGGAATTGGGATTCTGCTGTTTGCAATGACTTTACTCACTGCGATATTTGCATTCAGAATGGCAAAAGCATCTATTATCGCAAAAGTCTAGGTCTTTCTTTTAATTCGTTTTGGCAAGTAAATGTAGCCAAATATCACGGCGGCACCGACAGCACCTGATAATATCACGTAAAAGAAGATGTAGCCAAATGGACTTTGTGTACTC from Nitrososphaerota archaeon includes the following:
- a CDS encoding cytochrome oxidase assembly protein; translation: MRLQYLALASLMILYSLMFIGGYISASGLGLSCPDWPLCPNGILPDDEFFIEWVHRFIAATTGSLIIATTVGVWLNKSSDRKIKVTSTLGSILVVTQITLGALVIEAKLHAVLVAIHLGIGILLFAMTLLTAIFAFRMAKASIIAKV